One genomic region from Spirulina subsalsa PCC 9445 encodes:
- the tnpA gene encoding IS200/IS605 family transposase, whose product MEINYFKTRRATFNLTVHIVLVTKYRRKVFKKEHLEFLNEAFKSIVDKWDAGIVEFNGESDHVHILLTYPPHKLLSGLIANLKSTSSKRMWDNYSDYLKKIYGKDKRVLWTGAYFVASCGGVTIDQLKKYVENQDSPEY is encoded by the coding sequence ATGGAAATTAATTATTTTAAGACTCGCCGGGCTACATTTAATCTCACTGTCCACATAGTCTTGGTGACTAAATACCGTAGAAAAGTATTCAAAAAAGAACATTTAGAGTTCTTAAATGAGGCTTTTAAGTCTATTGTTGATAAGTGGGATGCCGGTATCGTAGAGTTTAACGGGGAGTCTGACCACGTTCACATTCTTTTGACCTACCCACCACATAAGTTACTGAGTGGATTAATTGCTAATCTAAAATCTACTTCTAGCAAACGTATGTGGGATAATTACTCTGACTACCTGAAAAAGATTTACGGGAAAGACAAACGAGTATTATGGACGGGGGCTTATTTTGTAGCTAGTTGTGGTGGTGTCACAATAGACCAACTTAAAAAATATGTCGAGAATCAGGATTCCCCTGAATATTAG
- a CDS encoding PBP1A family penicillin-binding protein, with the protein MTSPPPTQLSRIATQVVQRLNTVLALRPNARVPELWVQDADADHAETYKLVGDKYTLGRSSRSSDIVVRNAVVSQVHLSVSRDPKHPRQFVLKDEHSTNGIYLGKRRLTSLELRHGDIFTLGPPELANGVRLQYHNPPPLWVRGLRYGLYGVAGITGLVTAAILWEWTKIPIYPLPLGVQGPVAVYARDGETPLMPLRTEAHREFDRLSDFSPYLPKAVIASEDSRFFWHPGVDPLGIFRAVLINVQRQGIRQGGSTVTQQLARSLFPEYVGRSNTAGRKVREAIVALKLETFYSKNELLRTYLNRVYLGVGSYGFEDAARFYFDKSAADLTVAEAAALVAILPAPNAYNPVQDYRTAVQLRDRVISRMAQLGMISEEEASQARRSRIQVSPRAREALSQAIAPYYYGQVLRELNRLFPEVAREGNFVIETGLDLNKQQKAEESLRQMVEQDGGRLNFRQGAIVTLDSRTGEVLALVGGVSYAQSQFNRATQAQRQPGSTFKVFAYAAALERGISPNKVYSCAPVTWRGQRYRGCERTAGGGANLYHGMAQSENAIAIRIAQDAGMDNMIRMAQRLGVTSPLNPSPGLVLGESEVNVLEMTGAYAVFANNGVWNRPHTIRRILDSSDCEDTDNFQTCRVMYDFTQDGERDGDRNQQVISGAIAQTMHSLLRGVIQGGTGGRAAIGQGEAGKTGTTDRNVDLWFIGYVPRQHLVTGVWLGNDDNSPTRGSSGQAAQLWRDYMRQIVQ; encoded by the coding sequence ATGACTAGCCCTCCTCCGACTCAACTCAGTCGTATTGCGACCCAAGTCGTTCAACGGTTAAATACGGTTTTAGCACTTCGTCCCAATGCACGGGTGCCGGAATTGTGGGTACAGGATGCCGATGCAGACCACGCGGAAACTTATAAGTTGGTGGGGGATAAGTACACCTTGGGGCGCAGTTCCCGCTCCAGTGATATTGTGGTGCGGAATGCGGTGGTGAGTCAGGTTCATTTATCGGTGAGTCGGGACCCGAAACATCCCCGCCAGTTTGTGCTGAAGGATGAACACTCCACCAATGGAATTTATTTGGGCAAACGTCGCCTCACGTCTCTAGAATTGCGTCATGGGGATATTTTCACCCTCGGTCCGCCGGAGTTAGCCAATGGGGTGCGCTTGCAATACCATAATCCCCCGCCGTTATGGGTGCGAGGCCTGCGCTATGGTTTGTATGGGGTGGCCGGGATTACGGGGTTAGTTACGGCGGCGATTTTGTGGGAGTGGACGAAGATTCCCATTTATCCTCTACCCTTGGGGGTACAGGGGCCGGTGGCGGTGTATGCTCGGGATGGGGAAACGCCTTTGATGCCTTTGCGGACGGAAGCCCATCGGGAGTTTGACCGTTTGTCAGATTTTTCGCCCTATTTGCCCAAGGCGGTGATTGCTTCGGAGGATAGCCGCTTTTTTTGGCATCCGGGGGTAGATCCCTTGGGGATTTTCCGGGCGGTGTTAATTAATGTGCAACGGCAGGGGATTCGTCAGGGCGGAAGTACGGTGACGCAACAGTTGGCGCGTAGTTTGTTCCCGGAGTATGTGGGGCGCTCGAATACGGCGGGGCGGAAGGTGCGTGAGGCGATTGTGGCGTTGAAGTTGGAGACGTTCTACAGCAAAAATGAGTTGTTGCGGACTTATTTGAATCGGGTCTATTTGGGGGTGGGAAGTTATGGCTTTGAGGATGCAGCCCGGTTTTATTTTGATAAGTCGGCGGCGGATTTGACGGTGGCGGAGGCGGCGGCGCTGGTGGCGATTTTGCCGGCTCCGAATGCTTATAATCCGGTGCAGGATTACCGGACGGCGGTGCAGTTGCGGGATCGGGTGATTAGTCGGATGGCGCAGTTGGGGATGATCTCGGAGGAGGAGGCGAGTCAAGCGCGGCGATCGCGAATTCAGGTGAGTCCGAGGGCGCGGGAGGCGTTATCTCAGGCGATCGCTCCCTATTATTATGGTCAGGTGTTGCGGGAGTTAAATCGTCTGTTCCCGGAGGTGGCGCGAGAGGGAAATTTTGTTATTGAGACGGGGCTGGATCTCAATAAGCAACAGAAGGCGGAAGAGTCTTTGCGCCAAATGGTGGAACAGGACGGGGGACGGTTAAATTTTCGGCAAGGGGCGATTGTGACGTTGGATAGTCGCACGGGGGAGGTGTTGGCGTTGGTGGGGGGGGTGAGTTATGCCCAGAGTCAATTTAACCGAGCCACTCAAGCCCAACGCCAGCCCGGATCAACGTTTAAGGTGTTTGCCTATGCGGCGGCGTTGGAACGGGGGATTTCGCCGAATAAGGTCTATTCCTGCGCTCCGGTGACGTGGCGGGGGCAACGGTACCGAGGCTGTGAACGGACGGCGGGAGGGGGTGCGAATTTGTATCACGGGATGGCGCAGTCGGAAAATGCGATCGCCATTCGCATCGCCCAAGATGCGGGGATGGATAACATGATCCGCATGGCTCAACGCTTAGGGGTGACTTCTCCCCTGAATCCGTCTCCGGGGTTAGTCTTGGGGGAAAGTGAGGTGAATGTGCTGGAAATGACCGGGGCCTATGCGGTGTTTGCCAATAATGGGGTCTGGAATCGCCCCCACACGATTCGCCGGATTTTAGATAGTAGTGACTGTGAAGATACCGACAATTTCCAAACTTGTCGGGTGATGTATGATTTCACCCAGGATGGGGAACGGGACGGGGATAGAAACCAACAAGTCATTAGTGGTGCGATCGCCCAAACCATGCACAGTCTATTACGAGGTGTCATCCAAGGAGGCACCGGAGGACGTGCGGCCATTGGACAAGGAGAAGCGGGAAAAACCGGAACCACCGATCGCAATGTGGATCTGTGGTTTATTGGTTATGTCCCCCGTCAGCATCTAGTAACAGGCGTTTGGTTAGGTAATGATGACAACTCCCCCACTCGCGGAAGTAGTGGTCAAGCGGCTCAATTATGGCGGGATTATATGCGGCAAATTGTTCAATGA
- a CDS encoding GNAT family N-acetyltransferase has translation MGFWKSLFSNSDTVASSRGGRGSAIAKDPRSSDPRANDTRIVFSTEREIDLYELEELCDAVGWARRPLRKVRKALQHSFLVVSMWEQRGVRRRLIGFARATSDHAFNATIWDVVVHPSYQSQGLGKALMQYTIKKLRSEDISNITLFADPHVVDFYRRLGFILDPEGIKGMFWYPD, from the coding sequence ATGGGTTTTTGGAAAAGCTTGTTTAGCAATTCTGACACGGTAGCGAGTTCTCGGGGAGGGCGTGGAAGTGCGATCGCCAAAGATCCCCGATCGAGTGACCCGCGCGCCAACGATACTCGCATTGTCTTCAGCACAGAGCGAGAAATTGATTTGTATGAACTTGAGGAACTTTGTGATGCGGTAGGGTGGGCAAGGCGCCCCCTCCGTAAGGTTCGTAAGGCACTCCAGCATAGTTTTTTAGTTGTGTCTATGTGGGAACAACGAGGTGTCCGACGGCGTTTGATTGGTTTTGCCCGGGCGACTTCAGATCATGCGTTTAATGCCACCATTTGGGATGTGGTGGTGCATCCGAGTTATCAGAGTCAAGGTCTGGGTAAAGCGTTAATGCAGTACACCATAAAAAAACTGCGCAGCGAGGATATTAGTAACATTACCCTGTTTGCTGACCCTCATGTGGTGGATTTTTACCGTCGTTTAGGGTTTATCTTGGATCCCGAAGGGATTAAGGGAATGTTTTGGTATCCTGATTAA
- the lspA gene encoding signal peptidase II gives MKQRRRGFAVNRWFWLAGLVGLLLDQLTKNWVTSTFAQEFDTIPILPGIFHFTYVTNSGAAFSLFTGGADWLRWLSLGVSVGLMLFAWYSPRLQLAEQLGYGFILAGAIGNGVCRFLYSYVIDFLDFRLIQFPVFNLADVFINIGIVCLLYAMFRSPSHLKS, from the coding sequence ATGAAGCAGCGACGTAGAGGATTTGCAGTCAATCGCTGGTTTTGGCTTGCCGGACTGGTGGGACTATTACTCGACCAACTGACTAAAAACTGGGTTACAAGTACCTTTGCTCAAGAATTCGATACAATTCCTATTCTGCCCGGAATTTTTCACTTCACTTATGTTACCAATAGTGGGGCAGCGTTTAGCCTCTTTACCGGAGGGGCGGACTGGTTGCGGTGGTTGTCTTTAGGGGTCAGTGTGGGGTTGATGTTATTTGCTTGGTACAGTCCCCGCCTCCAATTAGCGGAACAACTGGGCTATGGCTTCATCCTCGCCGGGGCGATTGGTAATGGGGTTTGTCGGTTTTTGTATAGTTATGTGATTGATTTTCTGGATTTTCGTTTAATCCAGTTCCCCGTTTTTAACTTAGCCGATGTGTTTATTAACATAGGAATTGTCTGTTTACTCTATGCCATGTTCCGTTCTCCCTCCCATCTCAAAAGTTAG
- a CDS encoding RNA-guided endonuclease InsQ/TnpB family protein, giving the protein MRVIEFKVKATQTQQVAILEAIRTGQFIRNKCLRLWMDSSKEDKVNYASFCKFVTTLSNNTDTPFVSNLNSMARQASAERAWLAISRFYNNCKKGLAQKGYPKFKKFSRSVEYKTSGWKLTEDKKSIHITDKTGIGKLKLIGSYNREILDKLLIKRVRLIKRADGFYCQFVLDLERIEPFDSTGKEVGIDVGLNHFLTDSNGDKVDNPRFLRQAEKRLKKAQRKLSKKKKGSNKRQKQKSKVACLHLKISRQRKDFVVKTAKALIQSNDLVVYEDLKVSNMVKNRKLAKSISDASWSMFTDWLDYFGKIHGKFVIAVNPQYTSQQCSSCGNIVKKTLSVRTHICSCGCVLDRDENAAKNILQKANTVGRTEIQALGQTTHCLLGESLLDKVTG; this is encoded by the coding sequence ATGCGAGTCATAGAGTTTAAAGTTAAAGCGACACAAACGCAACAAGTAGCTATCCTAGAAGCTATTAGAACAGGGCAGTTTATTCGGAATAAATGCCTTAGACTTTGGATGGATTCCAGTAAAGAAGACAAGGTCAATTATGCTTCTTTTTGTAAATTTGTAACAACTTTGAGTAACAATACAGATACTCCGTTTGTAAGCAATCTAAACTCTATGGCTCGCCAGGCAAGTGCTGAAAGAGCTTGGTTGGCTATATCTCGTTTCTACAATAACTGTAAAAAAGGGTTAGCTCAAAAAGGCTACCCTAAATTTAAGAAGTTCTCAAGGTCTGTGGAGTACAAAACTTCTGGTTGGAAACTAACAGAAGATAAAAAATCTATCCACATAACAGATAAAACTGGAATTGGTAAGTTAAAGCTAATTGGCTCTTATAATCGTGAAATTCTAGATAAGTTGCTAATTAAAAGAGTTAGACTTATCAAAAGGGCTGACGGATTCTATTGCCAATTTGTTTTGGATCTTGAAAGAATAGAACCGTTTGATTCTACAGGAAAGGAAGTGGGAATTGATGTTGGATTAAACCATTTTTTAACGGACTCTAACGGGGATAAAGTTGATAACCCTCGATTTCTCCGCCAAGCCGAGAAGCGTTTAAAAAAAGCGCAACGTAAGCTATCTAAAAAGAAAAAGGGGAGCAACAAGCGTCAAAAACAAAAGTCAAAAGTAGCCTGTCTTCATTTAAAAATCTCTAGACAACGTAAAGATTTTGTTGTAAAGACAGCAAAAGCGTTAATCCAATCTAACGATTTGGTAGTTTATGAGGATTTGAAGGTTTCTAACATGGTGAAAAATAGAAAACTTGCTAAGTCTATTAGTGACGCAAGTTGGTCAATGTTCACCGATTGGTTAGACTATTTTGGAAAAATACACGGGAAGTTTGTGATAGCGGTAAACCCACAATATACTAGCCAGCAATGTTCTAGTTGTGGCAATATTGTCAAGAAAACATTGTCTGTAAGAACACATATTTGTTCTTGTGGTTGTGTTTTGGATAGGGATGAAAACGCCGCTAAAAACATACTTCAAAAAGCGAATACTGTCGGGCGGACAGAAATTCAAGCCCTCGGACAGACTACCCACTGTCTATTAGGTGAAAGCCTCCTAGATAAGGTAACTGGATGA